The following are encoded together in the Sporichthyaceae bacterium genome:
- a CDS encoding ABC transporter permease, whose translation MVVARTETWSRTRTLIQRRRILYLLISRDLKVKYSDSTLGYVWTVLEPLTMAMVYWFVFTRIFPRGTATDQPYLVFLLLGMLPWQWASQVISGSARAIAGEARLVRSVDVPREIWILRTVGSKFVEFLLSLPVLFIFMWTLHKGANWYILLWPLAMAMMWVTLLGFAFILAPLCVMFTDLERLMRIIVRILFYMCPVLYGTEKVLDSKHIVEPVRQFYLWNPFTTELSMIRGAVFRNELPGVDVAVRGAIVSFALLAIGLVVFRRLEPEVLKEI comes from the coding sequence GTGGTCGTGGCGCGCACGGAGACGTGGTCCCGCACGCGGACCCTGATCCAGCGGCGCCGCATTCTGTACCTGCTCATCTCCCGGGACTTGAAGGTCAAGTACTCCGATTCCACGCTGGGTTACGTGTGGACGGTGCTCGAGCCGCTGACCATGGCGATGGTCTATTGGTTCGTCTTCACCCGGATCTTCCCCCGCGGCACCGCCACCGACCAGCCGTATCTGGTGTTCCTGTTGCTCGGCATGCTGCCCTGGCAGTGGGCGTCCCAGGTGATCTCCGGGTCCGCCCGGGCGATCGCCGGCGAGGCCCGATTGGTCCGTTCGGTGGATGTTCCGCGGGAGATTTGGATCCTGCGCACCGTGGGCTCGAAGTTCGTCGAGTTCCTGCTCAGCCTTCCGGTGCTCTTCATCTTCATGTGGACCCTGCACAAGGGCGCGAACTGGTACATCCTCTTGTGGCCGCTGGCCATGGCCATGATGTGGGTGACCCTGCTCGGGTTCGCCTTCATCCTGGCGCCGCTGTGCGTGATGTTCACCGACCTGGAGCGCCTGATGCGGATCATCGTCCGCATCCTGTTTTACATGTGCCCGGTGCTCTACGGCACGGAGAAGGTGCTGGACAGCAAGCACATCGTCGAGCCCGTTCGGCAGTTCTATTTGTGGAACCCGTTCACCACGGAGCTGAGCATGATCCGCGGGGCGGTGTTCCGTAACGAACTGCCGGGCGTCGACGTGGCGGTGCGCGGCGCCATCGTCTCCTTCGCTCTGCTGGCCATCGGCCTGGTGGTGTTCCGCCGGCTCGAGCCCGAAGTGCTGAAGGAGATCTGA
- a CDS encoding glycosyltransferase → MRIALLAPADNVHTHKWLDFYDRRGIDVYAISLAAHTDHEGHKWSRVRQAYLPMAFDHKSAYLLTVRRLRALLAQADPDLVHAHYVSSYGFLGALANRHPYVVSVWGNDIYEFPQQGPAQKRMVEFALRRADAVCSTSQVMRVEANKYTDKAVSVTPFGVDTVRFAPGPRPPDDRIVFGIVKTMDAKYGIDVLLRAFRQFLDDAPAEIGAHGELLVVGGGPQLKAYRRLAAELGVSDRVRFPGRIPHAEVPATIRGMDVFVVPSVRDSESFGVAAVEAQACGVPVIVSDVGGLPEVVQDGVTGYVVAPRDPTAIAARMTELAADASLRARMGAAGRAHAVQAYSWDRNAGLMLDVYSRLNVAGR, encoded by the coding sequence ATGCGCATCGCGCTGTTGGCGCCCGCGGACAATGTGCACACCCACAAGTGGTTGGACTTCTACGACCGGCGCGGCATCGACGTCTACGCGATAAGCCTGGCTGCGCACACCGACCACGAGGGCCACAAGTGGTCGCGGGTACGCCAGGCGTACCTGCCGATGGCCTTCGATCACAAGTCCGCCTACCTGCTGACCGTGCGTCGGTTGCGTGCGCTGCTGGCGCAGGCCGACCCCGATCTGGTGCACGCGCATTACGTCTCCAGCTACGGCTTCCTCGGTGCGTTGGCCAACCGGCATCCGTATGTGGTGTCCGTGTGGGGCAACGACATCTACGAGTTCCCGCAGCAGGGTCCGGCGCAGAAACGCATGGTGGAGTTCGCATTGCGCCGCGCGGACGCGGTGTGCTCGACCAGTCAGGTGATGCGCGTGGAGGCCAACAAGTACACCGACAAGGCCGTGTCGGTGACCCCGTTCGGGGTGGACACCGTGCGCTTCGCACCCGGCCCTCGCCCACCGGATGACCGCATCGTGTTCGGCATCGTCAAGACCATGGACGCCAAGTACGGCATCGACGTGCTGTTGCGGGCCTTCCGACAGTTCCTGGACGACGCACCGGCCGAGATCGGTGCGCACGGCGAACTGTTGGTCGTCGGTGGCGGGCCGCAATTGAAGGCCTACCGGAGGCTGGCCGCGGAACTCGGCGTGAGCGACCGGGTGCGCTTTCCCGGACGCATCCCACATGCCGAGGTGCCGGCCACCATTCGGGGCATGGACGTGTTCGTGGTGCCCTCGGTGCGCGACTCGGAGAGTTTCGGGGTGGCCGCGGTGGAGGCCCAGGCCTGCGGGGTCCCGGTGATCGTGTCCGACGTCGGCGGGCTGCCCGAGGTGGTCCAGGACGGCGTCACCGGATACGTGGTGGCGCCCCGCGACCCGACGGCGATCGCCGCCCGGATGACCGAACTGGCCGCCGACGCGTCATTGCGCGCCCGCATGGGCGCCGCAGGCCGCGCCCACGCGGTCCAGGCGTACTCCTGGGACCGCAATGCGGGGTTGATGTTGGACGTTTATTCGCGGCTGAACGTCGCCGGACGGTGA
- a CDS encoding CDP-alcohol phosphatidyltransferase family protein: MASDVRSPGTRPRPSLAELRAKAQPPAVLSRANAEHWAGLAYGRKISIHLTRALVNTRITPDAITWTMIVAGGLSAISLSIPGLPTAILAVLLIQCQLILDCSDGELARWRDKTGASGVYLDRIGHYVTEAGLTAALGIRAGGGWGSLDGWATLGFATATVTLIVKAETDLVHTARALAKLPPTADGEQTIRTAGLRGARAIFGWIPIHRALLALEFSFLAMVIAVVDAIAGNHDATRALTVAMLPIATFVAGGHLLAILLSNRLRAPEIEQ; the protein is encoded by the coding sequence GTGGCTTCCGATGTCCGATCGCCCGGCACCCGGCCCCGGCCGTCGCTGGCCGAGTTGCGGGCCAAGGCGCAGCCGCCGGCCGTGCTGTCCCGGGCCAACGCCGAGCACTGGGCCGGGTTGGCCTACGGCCGCAAGATCTCCATCCACCTGACCCGGGCCTTGGTCAACACCCGCATCACCCCGGACGCCATCACCTGGACGATGATCGTGGCCGGGGGCCTGTCCGCGATATCGCTGTCCATCCCGGGCCTGCCCACCGCGATCCTGGCCGTGCTGCTGATTCAGTGTCAGTTGATCCTGGATTGCTCGGACGGGGAGTTGGCCCGGTGGCGGGACAAGACCGGCGCCAGCGGGGTGTACCTGGACCGCATCGGCCACTACGTCACCGAGGCCGGACTGACCGCGGCACTGGGTATTCGGGCCGGCGGCGGTTGGGGGTCACTGGACGGCTGGGCCACCCTCGGCTTCGCCACCGCCACCGTCACGCTGATCGTGAAGGCGGAGACCGACCTGGTGCACACCGCCCGGGCGTTGGCCAAGCTGCCGCCCACCGCGGACGGCGAACAGACCATTCGCACCGCGGGCCTGCGCGGGGCCCGGGCGATCTTCGGCTGGATTCCCATTCACCGCGCGCTGCTGGCGCTGGAGTTTTCCTTCCTGGCCATGGTTATTGCCGTCGTCGACGCAATCGCCGGCAACCACGACGCCACCAGGGCGTTGACCGTCGCGATGCTGCCCATCGCGACCTTTGTGGCCGGCGGACACCTGCTCGCGATCCTGTTGTCCAACCGGCTACGCGCGCCGGAGATCGAACAGTGA
- a CDS encoding NTP transferase domain-containing protein, with translation MAPAVQVVVLAAGFGSRLGMPFPKPLTPLVSGRTIMARQLDGVRAVFGADVPVIVVVGFKLDLIMEAHPDVLYAYNERYDQTNTAKSLLRALRLAGPGGVLWLNGDVVFDPAILQAVAPQIAAGESFVCVNTAAVGEEEIKYTVDGDGMVLGLSKTVPDGLGEAIGINFVGPADKDLLISHLDACADTDYFERGLETAIAAGLRVRPVDISRFYAVEVDFVADLRRANEVTRER, from the coding sequence ATGGCCCCAGCAGTACAGGTGGTGGTGCTCGCCGCGGGCTTCGGCTCCCGGCTGGGCATGCCGTTTCCCAAGCCTTTGACCCCGCTGGTGAGTGGCCGAACGATCATGGCCCGCCAGTTGGATGGCGTCCGCGCCGTGTTCGGTGCGGACGTGCCGGTCATCGTGGTGGTCGGCTTCAAGCTGGACCTGATCATGGAGGCGCACCCGGACGTCCTCTACGCCTACAACGAGCGCTACGACCAGACGAACACCGCGAAGAGCCTGCTGCGCGCGCTGCGCCTCGCCGGGCCCGGCGGCGTGCTCTGGTTGAACGGCGACGTGGTGTTCGACCCGGCGATTCTGCAGGCGGTGGCACCACAGATCGCGGCCGGCGAATCGTTCGTGTGCGTGAACACCGCGGCCGTGGGCGAGGAGGAGATCAAGTACACGGTGGACGGCGACGGCATGGTGCTGGGCCTGTCCAAGACGGTCCCGGACGGGCTTGGCGAGGCGATCGGCATCAACTTCGTCGGCCCCGCGGACAAGGACCTGCTGATTTCGCACCTGGACGCATGCGCGGACACCGACTACTTCGAGCGCGGTCTGGAGACGGCGATCGCGGCGGGCCTGCGGGTGCGCCCGGTGGACATCTCCCGGTTCTACGCGGTAGAGGTCGACTTCGTCGCCGACCTGCGCCGTGCCAACGAGGTCACTCGGGAGCGTTGA
- a CDS encoding glycosyltransferase family 2 protein: MAVDCTDATLPRVAVIMPILNEGRHLRHAVGAVQAQDYRGPMEIVLALGPSTDDTDVIAKELADADPRITTVQNPTGATPRGLNAAIAASTHEIVVRVDGHAILPPDYVRIAVEVLAETGADNVGGVMAAEGVTPFEQAVARAMRSRLGIGAARFHVGGEAGPADTVYLGVFRREMLHRVGGFDESLRRAQDWELNHRIREAGGTVWFTPRIQVTYRPRPDLPSLAKQFFRTGQWRRGVIRRTPRTANARYLAPPAAVLAVLGGTVLGLSGRRIGWLAPGGYLAAVLAGSLANRKGLGTGAAARLPVVLTTMHMAWGAGFLLSPKDLIPEPELNAPE; this comes from the coding sequence ATGGCCGTCGACTGCACTGACGCGACCCTCCCGAGGGTCGCGGTGATCATGCCGATCCTCAACGAGGGCCGGCACCTGCGGCACGCCGTCGGCGCGGTGCAGGCCCAGGATTACCGCGGGCCGATGGAGATCGTGCTCGCGCTGGGTCCGTCCACCGACGACACCGATGTCATCGCCAAAGAACTGGCCGACGCCGACCCGCGGATCACCACGGTGCAGAACCCGACCGGGGCCACCCCGCGCGGGTTGAACGCGGCCATCGCGGCGAGTACCCACGAGATCGTGGTACGTGTCGACGGCCACGCCATCCTGCCGCCGGACTACGTGCGCATCGCGGTCGAGGTGCTCGCCGAAACCGGCGCGGACAACGTCGGCGGCGTGATGGCCGCCGAGGGGGTGACCCCGTTCGAGCAGGCGGTGGCCAGGGCCATGCGCAGCCGGTTGGGCATCGGCGCCGCCCGGTTCCATGTGGGCGGCGAGGCCGGCCCCGCGGACACCGTCTACCTGGGGGTGTTCCGCCGGGAGATGCTGCACCGGGTCGGCGGCTTCGACGAGTCGCTGCGCCGCGCGCAGGACTGGGAGCTCAACCACCGCATCCGCGAGGCCGGCGGCACCGTGTGGTTCACTCCGCGCATCCAGGTCACCTACCGGCCGCGGCCGGACCTGCCCTCGTTGGCCAAGCAGTTCTTCCGCACCGGACAGTGGCGTCGGGGGGTGATCCGGCGGACGCCGCGCACCGCTAACGCCCGGTACCTGGCCCCGCCCGCCGCGGTGCTTGCTGTGCTCGGGGGCACCGTCCTCGGGTTGTCCGGCAGGCGCATCGGGTGGCTGGCGCCCGGTGGGTATCTGGCCGCGGTGCTGGCGGGTTCCCTCGCCAATCGCAAGGGCCTGGGCACGGGTGCCGCCGCGCGGCTGCCGGTGGTGCTCACCACCATGCACATGGCCTGGGGCGCAGGTTTCCTGCTCAGTCCGAAGGACCTGATTCCGGAACCCGAGCTCAACGCTCCCGAGTGA
- a CDS encoding LCP family protein gives MHIPKADLRRKSELVRFRRALALLGMTLVLPGSAQVMCGSKTVGRAALRVLGLCAAVCVVGFLIIGRNGVIKLGLNTTALTLGEVAVTVLALCWLALFVDAWRLGRPPTLRRPHRLVSAGLSLTLMAGITVPMAYGAYLMDLQRNVIKDVFVQGGLGQLYNGRLNVLLLGGDGGLDRTGIRTDSISLASIDVATGKTVLFSLPRNLQYVQFPPGTTMAKHFPNGFPDFAFGIYTWATENKNLFPGVSDPGALAVEQAVAQTLGIPVHYYALVNLQGFQSVIDALGGITLRVGERLPIGGGHTMGGAPNPILGWIEPGLQHLDGYHALWYARSRATTTDYDRMARQRCVFGAILREANPATVLKNYSGLAHSAKKVLTTDLTTGALSRLVDVANLTKNTKVTSVQFTNQVIDPANPDINYIRQKVQEAITASEAQPVPTATPTASAKAKAKPTKAKTKVKPKPTKQPTVSAAPGDPESVDDSCQYS, from the coding sequence GTGCACATCCCGAAGGCCGACCTTCGCCGTAAGTCGGAGCTGGTCCGGTTCCGGCGGGCGCTGGCGTTGCTGGGCATGACCCTCGTGCTGCCCGGCTCGGCGCAGGTGATGTGCGGGTCGAAGACCGTCGGGCGGGCTGCGCTGCGGGTGCTTGGGCTGTGTGCCGCGGTGTGCGTGGTCGGCTTTCTGATCATCGGGCGCAACGGGGTGATCAAGCTCGGTCTGAACACCACCGCGCTGACTCTGGGCGAGGTTGCCGTCACCGTGCTCGCGCTGTGCTGGCTGGCGCTGTTCGTGGACGCGTGGCGGTTGGGGCGGCCACCGACACTGCGCCGTCCGCACCGTCTGGTGTCCGCAGGCCTGTCGCTGACCCTGATGGCCGGCATCACGGTGCCGATGGCCTACGGCGCGTACCTGATGGACCTGCAGCGCAACGTCATCAAGGACGTATTCGTGCAGGGCGGCCTCGGTCAGCTCTACAACGGCCGACTGAACGTGCTGCTGCTCGGTGGCGACGGCGGCCTGGACCGCACCGGCATCCGCACCGACTCGATCTCGTTGGCCAGCATCGACGTGGCCACCGGCAAGACCGTGCTGTTCTCGTTGCCGCGCAACCTGCAGTACGTGCAGTTCCCGCCGGGCACCACGATGGCCAAGCACTTCCCGAACGGATTCCCGGACTTCGCCTTCGGCATCTACACCTGGGCGACGGAGAACAAGAACCTGTTCCCCGGCGTCTCCGACCCCGGCGCACTCGCGGTCGAACAGGCGGTGGCGCAGACCCTCGGCATCCCGGTGCACTACTACGCGCTGGTGAACCTGCAGGGATTCCAGAGCGTGATCGACGCGCTGGGCGGCATCACGCTGCGGGTCGGCGAGCGGCTGCCGATCGGTGGCGGGCACACCATGGGTGGCGCACCGAACCCGATCCTGGGCTGGATCGAGCCCGGCCTGCAGCACCTCGACGGGTACCACGCGCTGTGGTACGCCCGATCCCGCGCGACCACCACCGACTATGACCGGATGGCCCGGCAGCGCTGCGTGTTCGGCGCGATCCTGCGCGAGGCCAACCCGGCGACCGTGCTGAAGAACTACAGCGGCCTGGCCCACTCGGCCAAGAAGGTGCTGACCACCGACCTGACGACAGGCGCCCTATCCCGACTGGTCGACGTGGCCAACCTGACCAAGAACACCAAGGTGACCAGCGTCCAATTCACCAACCAGGTCATCGATCCGGCCAACCCGGACATCAACTACATCCGGCAGAAGGTGCAGGAGGCGATCACGGCCTCGGAGGCACAGCCGGTGCCGACCGCGACGCCGACCGCCTCGGCCAAGGCGAAGGCCAAGCCCACCAAGGCCAAGACCAAGGTGAAGCCCAAGCCGACCAAGCAGCCGACGGTGTCCGCGGCGCCGGGCGACCCGGAGTCGGTCGACGACAGCTGCCAGTACTCCTGA
- a CDS encoding UDP-glucose/GDP-mannose dehydrogenase family protein has translation MTLRLTVLGTGYLGVTHAACMAELGFEVLGMDVDAVKIGMLSAGEVPFFEPDLQPLVAKHIEGGRLRFTTSYAEVAAFGDVHFTCVGTPQRQGELAADLSQVNSVIAGLAPHLDRACLVVGKSTVPVGTAARLAEELARTAPARVGAELAWNPEFLREGFAVADTLRPDRLVIGARTEAAVAMLREVYAEQISAGVPFLTTDYATAELVKVAANAFLATKISFINAMAEVCEAAGADVSALADALGHDPRIGRKFLNAGLGFGGGCLPKDIRAFMARAGELGASEALMFLREVDAINLRRRSRTVELAREMCGGSVVGEHIAILGAAFKPDSDDVRDSPALHVAGELQLAGALVTVYDPKAMPNARDRFPTLTYAESAVAACTGANLVLHLTEWPEFAALDPAALAEAVNRPCVLDARNALDATAWRAAGWAYRGFGRN, from the coding sequence GTGACGCTGCGGCTGACGGTGTTGGGCACCGGGTACCTCGGTGTGACGCACGCCGCATGCATGGCCGAGCTGGGTTTCGAGGTGCTCGGCATGGACGTCGATGCGGTGAAGATCGGCATGTTGTCCGCGGGTGAGGTGCCGTTCTTCGAGCCCGACCTGCAGCCGTTGGTGGCCAAGCACATCGAGGGCGGCCGGCTGCGCTTCACCACCTCCTACGCCGAGGTGGCTGCCTTCGGCGACGTGCATTTCACCTGTGTGGGCACCCCGCAGCGGCAGGGCGAGCTGGCCGCCGACCTGAGCCAGGTCAACTCGGTGATCGCCGGGTTGGCACCGCACCTGGACCGGGCCTGTCTGGTGGTCGGCAAATCCACCGTGCCGGTGGGCACCGCCGCGCGGCTGGCCGAGGAGTTGGCCCGCACCGCGCCCGCCCGGGTGGGTGCGGAGCTGGCCTGGAACCCGGAGTTCCTGCGCGAGGGCTTTGCAGTGGCCGACACGTTGCGCCCCGACCGCTTGGTGATCGGCGCGCGCACCGAGGCCGCGGTGGCCATGCTGCGCGAGGTGTACGCCGAGCAGATTTCCGCGGGGGTGCCGTTCCTGACCACCGACTACGCGACCGCGGAGTTGGTCAAGGTGGCCGCGAACGCGTTCCTGGCCACCAAGATCTCCTTCATCAACGCGATGGCCGAGGTGTGTGAGGCGGCGGGCGCCGACGTCAGCGCCCTGGCCGACGCGCTCGGCCACGACCCGCGCATCGGCCGGAAGTTCCTCAACGCCGGCCTGGGCTTCGGCGGTGGCTGCCTGCCCAAGGACATCCGTGCCTTCATGGCCCGGGCCGGGGAGCTCGGCGCCTCGGAGGCGCTGATGTTCCTGCGCGAGGTGGACGCGATCAACCTGCGCCGCCGTTCCCGCACCGTCGAACTGGCTCGCGAGATGTGTGGCGGGTCCGTGGTCGGCGAACACATCGCCATCTTGGGAGCGGCGTTCAAGCCGGACTCCGACGATGTGCGCGACTCGCCGGCACTGCACGTGGCCGGTGAACTACAACTGGCCGGCGCCCTGGTCACCGTTTACGACCCGAAGGCGATGCCGAACGCCCGGGACCGCTTCCCCACGCTGACCTACGCGGAGTCCGCGGTGGCCGCGTGCACCGGGGCGAACCTGGTGTTGCACCTGACCGAATGGCCGGAGTTCGCCGCGCTGGACCCGGCCGCGCTGGCCGAGGCGGTCAACCGGCCCTGTGTGCTGGACGCCCGCAACGCGCTGGACGCCACCGCCTGGCGGGCGGCCGGCTGGGCCTACCGCGGGTTCGGCCGCAACTAG
- the purE gene encoding 5-(carboxyamino)imidazole ribonucleotide mutase, protein MAEPDAPPAPPSGPKPLVGIVMGSDSDWSVMEAAAEALGEFDVPHEVDVVSAHRMPQAMLDYGAKAAGRGLKVIIAGAGGAAHLPGMLAAVTPLPVIGVPVPLKNLDGLDSLLSIVQMPAGVPVATVAIGNARNAGLLAVRILGTADPDLRNRMSDFQKDLEAGARAKGAALRRR, encoded by the coding sequence ATGGCTGAGCCCGACGCCCCGCCGGCGCCACCGTCCGGCCCGAAGCCGCTGGTCGGCATCGTGATGGGCTCGGACTCCGACTGGTCGGTGATGGAAGCGGCGGCCGAGGCGTTGGGCGAGTTCGATGTGCCGCACGAGGTCGATGTGGTCTCCGCGCACCGGATGCCGCAGGCCATGCTCGACTACGGCGCGAAGGCGGCCGGCCGCGGACTGAAGGTGATCATCGCCGGTGCCGGCGGAGCCGCCCACCTACCCGGCATGCTGGCCGCGGTGACGCCGTTGCCGGTGATCGGGGTGCCGGTGCCGCTGAAGAACCTGGACGGCCTGGATTCGCTGCTGTCCATCGTGCAGATGCCCGCCGGGGTACCGGTGGCCACCGTGGCGATCGGCAACGCGCGTAACGCCGGCCTGCTCGCGGTGCGCATTCTGGGCACCGCGGATCCCGACCTGCGCAACCGGATGAGCGACTTCCAGAAAGATCTCGAGGCCGGGGCCCGGGCCAAGGGGGCTGCGCTGCGTCGGCGTTGA
- a CDS encoding 5-(carboxyamino)imidazole ribonucleotide synthase — MAAPVVGMVGDGQLARMTAQAAIALDVRLRVLASSKDSSAGKVAAEVTLGDHDDLDDLRAFAAECDVLTFDHEHVPTAHLDTLVAEGVLVRPGPHALRYAQDKSAMRERLTAAGIPTPPWALVADPEQLAAFGDRAGWPVMVKTPRGGYDGRGVRLVFDAEDAADWLARGPLLAEAKVDFSRELAVLLARSPHGQAAVYPVQQTVQRDGICREVIVPAPISEEHALDAMRIGLAVAGELDVVGLLAVELFDTPDGVLVNELAMRPHNSGHWSIDGAITSQFEQHLRAVLDWPLGDTSMRSPHAVMANVLGGSHPDLHSGYLHCMAHDPGLRIHNYGKKVVPGRKVGHVTVTGDDPADLLARARHAAAFLTYEYEGLIGEDEGDPDG, encoded by the coding sequence GTGGCGGCGCCGGTAGTGGGCATGGTCGGCGACGGTCAACTCGCCCGGATGACCGCCCAGGCCGCGATCGCGTTGGATGTCCGGCTACGCGTGCTGGCCTCGTCGAAGGACTCCTCCGCGGGCAAGGTTGCCGCCGAGGTCACGCTGGGTGATCACGACGACCTGGACGACCTGCGTGCGTTCGCCGCCGAATGCGATGTGCTCACCTTCGACCACGAGCACGTGCCCACGGCCCACCTGGACACCCTGGTGGCGGAGGGGGTGCTGGTTCGCCCGGGGCCGCACGCCTTGCGTTATGCCCAGGACAAGTCTGCGATGCGTGAGCGGTTGACCGCGGCGGGCATCCCCACTCCGCCTTGGGCGCTGGTGGCCGATCCCGAACAGCTCGCCGCGTTCGGCGACCGGGCCGGCTGGCCGGTGATGGTGAAGACCCCGCGCGGTGGCTACGACGGCCGCGGGGTGCGGCTGGTGTTTGACGCCGAGGACGCCGCGGACTGGCTCGCCCGCGGACCGCTGCTGGCCGAGGCCAAGGTCGACTTCAGCCGCGAGCTCGCCGTGCTGTTGGCCCGCAGCCCGCACGGGCAGGCCGCGGTGTACCCGGTGCAGCAGACCGTTCAGCGCGACGGCATCTGCCGCGAGGTGATCGTGCCCGCGCCCATCAGCGAGGAGCACGCGTTGGACGCGATGCGCATCGGGCTGGCGGTGGCCGGGGAACTCGACGTGGTCGGGCTGCTGGCCGTCGAGCTGTTCGACACCCCGGACGGCGTGCTGGTCAACGAACTCGCCATGCGGCCACACAACAGCGGGCACTGGAGTATTGACGGCGCGATCACCAGCCAATTCGAGCAGCACCTGCGCGCGGTGCTGGACTGGCCACTGGGCGACACCTCGATGCGCAGCCCGCACGCGGTGATGGCCAACGTGCTCGGTGGGTCCCACCCCGATTTGCATTCCGGTTATCTGCACTGCATGGCGCACGACCCCGGCCTACGCATCCACAACTACGGCAAAAAGGTGGTGCCCGGCCGCAAGGTGGGCCACGTGACGGTCACCGGGGACGACCCGGCGGACCTGCTGGCCCGGGCCCGGCACGCGGCGGCCTTTCTGACTTACGAATATGAAGGCCTGATTGGCGAGGACGAAGGAGACCCCGATGGCTGA
- a CDS encoding GtrA family protein, with product MSYARPLDRSWLGGLNRAVRERFGHLLHELAKFGVVGAVAYLVDLTTFNALRSGALESKPLTAKAISTVVATTVAYFGNRHWTFRHRERQGMRKEYALFFGFNAVGLAIALSCLGTSHYLLDLTSPLADNISANVVGMALGTIFRFWAYRRFVFLETDEPEATTVLV from the coding sequence GTGAGTTACGCCCGACCTCTGGACCGCAGCTGGCTCGGCGGCCTCAATCGGGCCGTCCGCGAGCGGTTCGGTCATCTGCTGCACGAACTCGCGAAGTTCGGCGTGGTCGGCGCGGTGGCCTACCTGGTGGACCTGACCACGTTCAACGCGTTGCGCTCCGGCGCGCTGGAGAGCAAGCCGCTGACCGCCAAGGCGATCTCCACGGTGGTGGCCACCACGGTGGCCTACTTCGGCAACCGCCACTGGACCTTCCGCCACCGTGAGCGGCAGGGCATGCGCAAGGAGTACGCGCTGTTCTTCGGGTTCAACGCGGTCGGCTTGGCCATCGCCCTGTCCTGCCTCGGCACCTCGCACTACCTGCTCGACCTCACCTCGCCGCTGGCCGACAACATCTCCGCGAACGTCGTGGGCATGGCGTTGGGCACGATTTTCCGGTTCTGGGCCTACCGCCGCTTCGTGTTCCTGGAGACCGATGAGCCCGAGGCCACGACCGTCCTGGTCTGA
- a CDS encoding SDR family oxidoreductase — protein MDLFDLTGRTALVTGGTSGIGVMIARGLLQAGATVWLTSRKQDQGDAAVAELSQFGKVQFLATDLGREEECTRLAGEIAAREPRLHILVNNAGANWGAPLEEFPASAWDKVLGLNVKAPFLLTRALLPQLQAAGSADNPARVINVGSIDGLRVPALPTYSYSASKAALHHLTRVLARELGPRHITVNAIAPGPFRSKMMDATLKSHEQQIIAASPLGRVGVDDDMAGAAVFLAGRASSYVTGAILPVDGGIYTTS, from the coding sequence ATGGATCTGTTCGACCTGACCGGCCGCACCGCCCTGGTCACCGGCGGCACGTCCGGCATCGGGGTGATGATTGCCCGCGGCCTGCTGCAGGCCGGCGCCACGGTGTGGCTCACCTCCCGCAAGCAGGACCAGGGCGATGCGGCGGTCGCCGAGCTGTCGCAGTTCGGCAAGGTGCAGTTCCTGGCCACCGACCTGGGCCGAGAGGAGGAATGCACCCGGTTGGCAGGCGAGATCGCCGCGCGGGAACCACGTCTGCACATCCTGGTAAACAACGCGGGCGCCAACTGGGGCGCGCCGTTGGAGGAGTTCCCGGCCAGTGCCTGGGACAAAGTGCTCGGCCTGAACGTCAAGGCCCCGTTCCTGCTCACCCGCGCCCTGCTGCCGCAACTGCAGGCTGCGGGCAGCGCGGACAATCCCGCCCGGGTGATCAACGTGGGCAGCATCGACGGTTTGCGGGTTCCGGCATTGCCGACGTATTCCTACTCGGCCTCCAAAGCCGCGCTGCACCACTTGACCCGGGTCCTGGCCCGCGAACTCGGACCCCGGCACATCACTGTCAACGCGATCGCCCCCGGCCCGTTCCGCAGCAAGATGATGGACGCGACGCTGAAGAGCCACGAGCAGCAGATCATCGCCGCGTCACCGCTGGGACGCGTCGGCGTCGACGACGACATGGCCGGTGCGGCGGTGTTTTTGGCCGGCCGGGCCTCGTCCTATGTGACCGGGGCGATCCTGCCGGTGGACGGCGGGATCTACACCACGTCCTGA